The following nucleotide sequence is from Nitrospirota bacterium.
AAGCCTTCCATGTGCAGGTAGTAGCCTGTAAAAAGCAGCGTCAGAGCACCCGCTGAAAGCGCCGCTGCCACAAATATAATCGCCTTCCCGGCCGTGAGGAGCGTCATTTTTATTGCTCTGTCTATATCCGTTGCAGTCCCAGCGCCTCCTGATTTTAATTTCTGACGTATAGTCTCTTCTCTCAGCCTGTAAATAAGATAGATCGAATAGTCTGCACCAAAACCGACTGCCATTGCCGATATGGCGGCCGTGCCGACTCCAAGTCCTATGCCGAAGAGACCCAGCACTCCGAAATTAGTCAACACTGCAATACCAAGGGGCAGCAGGACAAGGATGCCGCCGACTGCAGACCTTAAAACTATAGATGTAATCACAAATACTATGCCTGCGATCTGGAGAATATTCCAGATCTTGCCTGAGACCATAGTCTGGTTAAGGGCCATCATGACAGGAATGCTGCCGGCAACACCTATTTTTATGCCGGGCGGGAATGAAGATTTATTCACAATAGATATCAGTTTCTCGCCAAGCACCGTGCTGTCATCCCTCAAAAACACCCATATCACGCTCTTTTGATACTGGTAATCTAAGAAACGGTTCATCTCACCGTCAGAACCTGACAGCGAAAAGAGGAAGAGATATTCAGATATCGTTGCCCGTGAGTCAGGTATAGTTCGGTACGCCGGATCGCCTCCGTGCATACTCTGGTTTGTAGCCTTTACATAATCAACATATGACTGTGTCTTACCAACCTCAGGAACAGCTTCTATCTCCTTCTGGAGGCTGTCTATCGAACGCAGGACCGCCGGGTCCTTAAGTGCATCCGGCTCCTGAGCCTGGAGGTAGACATAGAAGGTAGCGGTTCCGCCAAAGTATTTGTTGAGCGCCGCGTCATCTTTCCTGAATTGAGTGGACTCAAAGAAGAGGCTTTTCAGGCTGTTGATGACCGTAAGCCTGTTAATGCCATATAATGAGACAGCTATCACCACTATAAGACCAATCCAGACAAGCCAACCCCGGCTGGTCACAAGCCCTGAGATTGCAAGCAGGAACCTGTCAAGGATACTTCTGCCTGCTTCATGATCATTACTGCCTGCTACCTTTTTGGGCGGTCTCATCAGAGATCTTGCCGCAGGGATAAATGTCATTTCAAGGACAAGGGCGCTAAGTATGCCAAATGCCGTAAAAAGGCCGAAGGACTGAAAGGTCTTGAGTTTAAATGTAAGCAGCGATGCAAAGCTTGCCGCTGCAACAAGGCCCGCCGTAATCATGACAGGGCCGATCTTCGTGAGAGATGCGATTACCGCCTGCCGCGAGGCATCTGCTCCCCAGTGGCTTCCATCACCTGCAACCAGCTCACTTCTGCCTGTCCCCTCACGGCCGTTTCCCAACTCCTCATAGTATCGCTTGAGTATCTGAACAGAATGACCTGCCGCGACTGCAAGGATTAATATTGGCGTCATCAAGTTCCATGGGTCAAGCGGTATCTTAAATACCCCCATAAGACCTACGGCCCAGACCACACTCAGAAGCGCGCATATAATAGGGAGGATCATACCCTGTATGCTCCTGAAGGCAAGGTATAGTATGAACATTATTATTATTACTGCAACCGGATATATGTATCTGCTCATCCTCAAGGAATCGGCCTCAAGGAATGAGAGCGCAACAGGCAGTCCGCCAACATATATTTCTGTATTGGCATCCTTATATTTATTTACTATATCAAGTACACCGCTGTATATCTTTGAATCGCTGACATACCATTGCGTCCAGTCAGCCTCTCCCTTACCAGCCTGCCAGCCGCTCTCGCCGCCTGCCGGCCATTTGCCATCAGGGTTTTCCGCAGTAGTCTTGTCCTGTGGCGTCTCAGCCGGCACGGATTCAGCAGGTGCGCTGCCTTCTGTGCCTTTGTCACCCCCGCCCTTCTGCCACTTCTTCCAGTCTTCCTGGGCAAAGGCAGGCGGCACAAGACTTAAAGCCGAGCTAACCCCCTCGCTATGATTCGATTTATCATCTGCCTTACCCTGTTTATTCAACCAATCGCTGTCGCCGCCCTTGAAATCCAGTATGATTGCAGCTACTGTTCCGTCCTCGGAGATGAGGCTGTTTATAAACCCC
It contains:
- a CDS encoding MMPL family transporter — encoded protein: MLSKHIERIVRFPVTTILLAVLITVFFAFQISGLRMVLDPKALLPQDHPYVKLNNEIEKQFGGSRVVIIGFASKDGDIFNPSDIEKIRKINEEVKTLPGILENNVVSIADRKVKVVKAEGDSLEINSLLDGIEYTPEGMAKLKARVHSNPGFINSLISEDGTVAAIILDFKGGDSDWLNKQGKADDKSNHSEGVSSALSLVPPAFAQEDWKKWQKGGGDKGTEGSAPAESVPAETPQDKTTAENPDGKWPAGGESGWQAGKGEADWTQWYVSDSKIYSGVLDIVNKYKDANTEIYVGGLPVALSFLEADSLRMSRYIYPVAVIIIMFILYLAFRSIQGMILPIICALLSVVWAVGLMGVFKIPLDPWNLMTPILILAVAAGHSVQILKRYYEELGNGREGTGRSELVAGDGSHWGADASRQAVIASLTKIGPVMITAGLVAAASFASLLTFKLKTFQSFGLFTAFGILSALVLEMTFIPAARSLMRPPKKVAGSNDHEAGRSILDRFLLAISGLVTSRGWLVWIGLIVVIAVSLYGINRLTVINSLKSLFFESTQFRKDDAALNKYFGGTATFYVYLQAQEPDALKDPAVLRSIDSLQKEIEAVPEVGKTQSYVDYVKATNQSMHGGDPAYRTIPDSRATISEYLFLFSLSGSDGEMNRFLDYQYQKSVIWVFLRDDSTVLGEKLISIVNKSSFPPGIKIGVAGSIPVMMALNQTMVSGKIWNILQIAGIVFVITSIVLRSAVGGILVLLPLGIAVLTNFGVLGLFGIGLGVGTAAISAMAVGFGADYSIYLIYRLREETIRQKLKSGGAGTATDIDRAIKMTLLTAGKAIIFVAAALSAGALTLLFTGYYLHMEGFLVPLAMITSSLATLVVLPAIVRVIRPRFMSG